A DNA window from Paraclostridium bifermentans contains the following coding sequences:
- the dltB gene encoding D-alanyl-lipoteichoic acid biosynthesis protein DltB produces the protein MTFSQYGDYFYLYILLLTAIPAVILGLREKNIKYYGMIATAFMILLIVGVNVRLSFLIAFMVLEIIVVKGYEYVRKKTDSKLVYRLFLLASMSPIIINKISPLTSFGAIGFIGISYLNFRTIQMVIEIYDGAIKEVKISTMLYFVLFFPTLSSGPIDRSRRFEKDLEKKIPKEEYIDDYLIPGIKKIFMGVGYKFVIAFLVNTYWMSKIPSEINFANAMSYMYAYSLYLFFDFGGYSLFAVGTSYIFGIKAPDNFDKPFLSKDMKEFWTRWHISLSRWFGDYIFSRFVIASMRKKRFKKRATASHVAQMITMITMGFWHGLTWFYIVYGIYQGVVLVLTDMYQKKSKFYKKHKKDKWFEIVQIVITFHIACFGLLIFSGYFA, from the coding sequence ATGACTTTTTCACAATATGGAGATTATTTTTATCTTTATATATTACTATTAACAGCAATACCAGCAGTGATTTTAGGTTTAAGAGAAAAAAATATAAAGTATTATGGTATGATAGCAACTGCATTCATGATACTTTTAATAGTTGGTGTAAATGTTAGACTTTCATTTTTAATAGCATTTATGGTGTTAGAAATAATAGTAGTAAAAGGATATGAATATGTAAGAAAAAAAACAGATAGCAAATTGGTTTATAGACTATTTTTGCTAGCTTCTATGTCTCCTATTATAATAAATAAAATTTCGCCGCTTACATCATTTGGAGCAATAGGGTTTATAGGTATATCATACCTAAACTTTAGAACTATACAAATGGTAATTGAAATTTATGATGGAGCAATTAAAGAAGTTAAAATTTCAACAATGCTTTATTTTGTATTGTTTTTCCCAACATTAAGTTCTGGGCCGATCGATAGATCAAGAAGATTTGAAAAAGACTTAGAAAAGAAGATACCTAAAGAGGAATATATAGATGATTATTTAATACCAGGTATTAAAAAGATATTCATGGGTGTTGGATATAAATTTGTAATAGCATTTTTAGTAAACACATATTGGATGTCAAAAATACCTTCAGAAATAAACTTTGCAAATGCTATGAGTTATATGTATGCATATAGCTTATATTTATTCTTTGACTTTGGAGGATATAGTTTATTTGCTGTGGGAACAAGTTATATATTTGGTATAAAAGCACCAGATAACTTCGATAAGCCATTCTTAAGTAAGGATATGAAAGAATTCTGGACAAGATGGCATATAAGTCTTTCAAGATGGTTTGGGGATTATATTTTCTCTAGATTTGTAATTGCATCTATGAGAAAGAAAAGATTTAAGAAAAGAGCTACAGCATCTCATGTTGCACAAATGATTACAATGATAACTATGGGATTTTGGCATGGTTTAACATGGTTTTACATTGTGTACGGGATATACCAAGGGGTAGTGCTTGTACTTACAGATATGTATCAAAAGAAATCAAAGTTTTACAAAAAACATAAAAAAGATAAGTGGTTTGAGATTGTACAAATTGTTATAACATTCCATATAGCATGCTTTGGATTGTTAATTTTCTCAGGTTACTTTGCTTAA
- the dltC gene encoding D-alanine--poly(phosphoribitol) ligase subunit 2 has translation MQETVIGIFEDVLGCDEIREDLNLNLFEAELLDSLAIIEVLLEIEERLGITLQPTDLERSDMATVNNLVKFLEGRK, from the coding sequence ATGCAAGAGACAGTTATAGGAATTTTTGAAGATGTTTTAGGTTGTGACGAAATAAGAGAGGATTTAAATTTAAATTTATTTGAAGCAGAACTTTTAGATTCATTAGCGATAATAGAAGTTTTACTTGAAATTGAAGAAAGACTAGGAATAACACTTCAACCAACAGATTTAGAAAGAAGTGACATGGCAACAGTAAATAACTTAGTTAAGTTCTTAGAAGGTAGAAAATAA
- the murJ gene encoding murein biosynthesis integral membrane protein MurJ — MSKVAKAAVGLMAATLIAKILGFGRELALASAYGASGTSDAFLVAMNIPAVIFSAIGTSLGTAFIPLYCDLEAKQGKKASLRFSNNVLNIVVLLCLITSLVGVVFTEPIVKLFAVGFKGETLTQAIYFTRVLILGMAFLGMSYIMMAFLQVKENFVIPGLMSVPYNMLIIISIFLSVTINPNLLPWGTLIGLSLQFIFQYPFARKKGFKYRPYINLKDEYLKRMLWLIGPVLIGVAVTQVNSIVDRTIASTLVEGSISALNYATKLNQFVMGMFIVSISSVIYPMLSKLSTENNKKKFKESIVTAINVVTLIIIPISVGAIILAEPIVKLLFQRGEFDARATQMTAIALIFYSIGMLGFGLRDILGKIFYSLQDTKTPMINGIIAMVLNIVLNLAFVKYTNMGLGGLAFATSISSLVTIALLSVSLRRKIGAFGGKKIISVLIKSIIAALLMALVTKFTYNVIDAFLSAGFIQDAIKLAISVGLGAIVYAVSIIVLRVDEVKLIFKMINKKVKRK; from the coding sequence ATGTCAAAAGTAGCAAAAGCAGCTGTCGGTTTAATGGCTGCAACATTAATAGCCAAGATACTAGGATTTGGGCGTGAGCTAGCACTAGCATCAGCGTATGGAGCATCAGGTACTAGTGATGCATTCTTAGTAGCTATGAATATACCAGCAGTTATATTCTCGGCAATAGGAACATCTTTAGGAACTGCATTTATACCTCTATATTGTGACCTAGAGGCTAAACAAGGAAAAAAAGCTTCCCTTAGATTTTCGAATAACGTACTTAATATAGTTGTTTTGTTATGTTTAATAACTTCTTTAGTAGGAGTTGTTTTTACAGAACCAATTGTTAAGTTGTTTGCGGTTGGATTTAAAGGAGAAACATTAACTCAAGCTATATATTTTACAAGAGTACTAATTCTTGGAATGGCATTTTTAGGAATGAGTTACATAATGATGGCATTTTTACAAGTTAAAGAAAATTTTGTAATACCAGGGCTTATGTCTGTACCGTATAATATGCTTATTATAATTTCTATATTTTTAAGTGTAACAATTAATCCAAACTTACTACCTTGGGGTACTTTAATTGGATTATCTTTACAATTTATATTCCAATATCCATTTGCTCGTAAAAAGGGATTTAAGTACAGACCATATATAAATTTAAAAGATGAATACTTAAAGAGAATGTTATGGCTAATAGGACCTGTTTTAATAGGTGTAGCGGTAACTCAAGTTAATAGTATAGTAGATAGAACAATAGCTTCTACATTGGTAGAAGGAAGTATTTCTGCGCTTAATTATGCAACAAAATTAAATCAGTTTGTAATGGGTATGTTTATAGTTTCTATATCTTCGGTTATATACCCAATGCTTTCTAAATTATCTACAGAGAATAATAAGAAGAAATTTAAAGAATCAATAGTAACAGCTATAAACGTAGTTACATTAATAATAATACCTATTTCTGTAGGCGCTATAATACTTGCTGAGCCTATAGTTAAATTATTATTCCAAAGAGGAGAGTTTGATGCTAGAGCTACGCAAATGACAGCTATAGCACTTATATTCTATTCAATTGGTATGTTAGGATTTGGACTAAGAGATATTTTAGGAAAAATATTCTATTCATTACAAGATACTAAAACACCAATGATAAATGGTATTATTGCAATGGTATTAAATATTGTATTAAACTTAGCTTTTGTAAAATATACTAATATGGGATTAGGTGGGCTTGCATTTGCTACAAGTATTTCTTCTTTAGTAACTATAGCTTTATTATCTGTAAGTTTAAGAAGAAAAATAGGTGCGTTCGGTGGTAAGAAAATTATCTCAGTTCTTATAAAGTCGATAATAGCTGCACTTTTAATGGCGCTTGTAACTAAATTTACGTATAATGTTATAGATGCATTTTTAAGTGCTGGATTTATACAAGATGCAATTAAATTAGCTATATCTGTAGGCTTAGGTGCTATAGTATATGCAGTTTCAATAATTGTATTAAGAGTAGATGAAGTTAAATTAATATTTAAAATGATAAATAAAAAAGTAAAACGTAAATAA
- a CDS encoding DUF3786 domain-containing protein: protein MSNKLNEGNYEFVLKHTIKSFQQSNIDQILQMSNSTYNHDENYFEIKFLNTFLKVQYPSGKILTESNEIITDTATNILILRFLTNAKGIKETKKYLTYKEIEGGYVYYPNFKSRTIKKLIDSYGKEIEKFKLHMENIGAEKLEIGDISYKVRFINDTYVVFVLWEGDEELEPSGNILFDANISYYFNAEDLAVVPEIILLNLK, encoded by the coding sequence ATGAGTAATAAATTAAATGAAGGTAATTATGAGTTTGTTTTAAAACATACAATAAAAAGCTTTCAACAATCCAATATTGATCAAATATTACAAATGTCAAATTCTACATACAATCATGATGAAAATTACTTCGAAATTAAATTCCTAAACACATTTTTAAAAGTACAATATCCATCTGGAAAAATCTTAACAGAATCTAATGAAATTATAACTGACACAGCTACAAATATATTGATATTAAGGTTTTTAACTAATGCAAAGGGAATAAAAGAAACTAAAAAATACTTAACTTACAAAGAAATTGAAGGTGGATATGTTTATTATCCAAATTTTAAATCGAGAACTATTAAGAAATTAATTGATAGTTATGGTAAGGAAATAGAAAAATTTAAATTACATATGGAAAACATAGGGGCTGAAAAATTAGAAATAGGGGATATTTCATATAAGGTAAGATTTATAAATGATACTTATGTTGTGTTTGTTTTATGGGAAGGCGATGAGGAGTTAGAGCCATCTGGAAATATATTATTTGACGCTAATATAAGCTATTATTTTAATGCTGAGGACTTAGCAGTTGTTCCAGAGATAATATTACTAAATTTAAAATAA
- a CDS encoding NUDIX hydrolase: protein MEYIEQIKNYKPINEQEKNDRELILECIEKYDNILTRDNKICHITSSGFIVNKNRDKVLMIHHNIYNSWGWTGGHADGDSDLLNVAIKEAKEETGIKSVKPITDEICSIEILTVNSHIKRGNFVSAHLHLSVAYILEADENEELFIKEDENSGVRWIPIDEIEENVNEEHMISIYNKLIQKAKNI from the coding sequence ATGGAATATATAGAGCAAATAAAAAACTATAAACCTATAAATGAGCAGGAAAAAAATGATAGAGAATTAATATTAGAGTGTATAGAAAAGTACGATAATATATTAACTAGAGATAATAAAATTTGTCATATAACAAGCTCAGGATTTATTGTTAATAAAAATAGAGATAAAGTACTTATGATACATCACAATATATACAACTCATGGGGATGGACAGGTGGTCATGCAGATGGAGATAGTGATTTATTAAATGTAGCTATAAAAGAAGCTAAAGAAGAAACTGGAATTAAAAGTGTTAAACCGATAACTGATGAAATTTGTTCGATAGAAATTTTAACAGTTAATTCTCATATAAAGAGAGGAAATTTTGTATCAGCACATTTGCATTTATCCGTAGCTTATATTTTAGAAGCTGATGAAAATGAAGAGCTTTTTATTAAGGAAGATGAAAATAGTGGAGTGAGATGGATACCAATAGATGAAATTGAGGAGAATGTAAATGAGGAGCATATGATAAGTATTTACAATAAACTTATACAAAAAGCTAAAAATATTTAA
- a CDS encoding dipeptidase: protein MKFIDLHCDTIDLLMLGKGGSNLSQNEHCIDIKKLKEGNCLAQTFALYVDIDEHKNAYKHCMNMANKFHEEIKLNNEFIGLATNYTDIIKNEKEGKMSALLAIEEGAVLEGNLENLRKFYDLGVRMITLTWNHENEIGYPHVKPENITKGLKPFGIEVVENMNDLGMIVDVSHLSDAGFYDVAKISKKPFIATHSNSREMTKHSRNLTDEMIKILANAGGVTGINFCSAFIGETPMTMISDMVRHIKHIRNVGGIDVIALGSDFDGIESPVEIKNSSEMNKLAIQLEKEGFKVDEIEKIFYKNALRVIKDVM, encoded by the coding sequence GTGAAATTTATAGATTTACATTGTGATACGATAGATTTATTAATGTTAGGAAAAGGTGGAAGTAATTTAAGTCAAAATGAACACTGCATAGATATAAAAAAGCTTAAAGAAGGAAACTGTTTAGCGCAGACATTTGCATTATATGTTGATATTGATGAGCATAAAAATGCATATAAGCATTGTATGAATATGGCAAATAAATTCCATGAAGAGATAAAATTAAATAATGAATTTATAGGCTTAGCTACTAACTATACAGATATAATAAAAAATGAAAAAGAAGGTAAAATGAGTGCACTTTTAGCAATAGAGGAAGGTGCTGTTTTAGAAGGCAATTTAGAAAATTTGAGAAAATTCTATGATCTTGGAGTTAGAATGATTACATTAACATGGAATCATGAAAATGAAATTGGATATCCACATGTAAAGCCGGAGAATATAACTAAAGGACTAAAGCCTTTTGGGATTGAAGTTGTTGAAAATATGAATGATTTAGGCATGATTGTAGATGTATCACACTTATCTGATGCAGGTTTTTATGATGTAGCAAAAATATCTAAAAAACCATTTATTGCAACTCACTCAAATTCAAGAGAAATGACTAAACATAGTAGAAACTTAACTGATGAAATGATTAAGATATTAGCAAATGCAGGAGGAGTAACTGGAATAAACTTCTGTAGTGCATTTATAGGAGAAACTCCTATGACTATGATAAGTGATATGGTAAGACATATAAAACATATCAGAAATGTAGGAGGAATAGATGTAATAGCACTTGGTTCAGACTTTGATGGAATAGAGTCTCCTGTTGAAATTAAAAACTCAAGTGAGATGAATAAGCTTGCAATACAGTTGGAAAAAGAAGGTTTTAAAGTTGATGAAATAGAAAAGATTTTCTATAAAAATGCACTTAGAGTAATTAAAGATGTAATGTAA
- a CDS encoding sensor histidine kinase yields MAGEGIVLNLLEKTSFLIVILILMSKIKILKNILKSEQNNKRNLIIISGVFSFLAIVGTYLGIDVDGSMANVRNIAIVSGGMLFGPIVGATAGIIAGVHRFLIDINGITAIPCFLTSVLAGVLSGYLCNRVDSDKKWVVGIICGMFVESMSMEIILILSRPYDIAVSIVRHIYIPMMIGQVGIGFLISILQSLRREKEEIAAQQAKLSLDIANKTLPYFRNMNKNSLNKVCEIIKNDIDADAVSITDRKVVLSYVGIGEDYFKNNNKTLSNITKECIIKGEIIYIKEEQEEYLVDKKTPLKTAMIIPLKENDETVGTLKIYYSKQREITESRQALAIGLSQMISTLMEISKVEQMKEAANKAEIKALQTQINPHFLFNALNTITSFIRINPDIARNLIINLAIFLRYNLEFSDTTIDIKKELEQVKAYVEIEKARFGDKLNVIYDIDEDVNIKIPSLIIQPLVENAIIHGIRANGGHGTVKISVKNKTNKIYISVENDGVTIDKDIIKKVKNGNMPENKIGLYNVHLRMKLMYGKGLSIKRLNPGTKIEFSI; encoded by the coding sequence ATGGCAGGAGAAGGAATCGTACTTAATTTACTAGAAAAAACTAGTTTTCTAATAGTGATTTTAATTTTAATGAGTAAAATTAAAATCTTAAAGAATATATTAAAAAGTGAGCAAAATAATAAAAGAAATTTAATTATAATTTCAGGTGTATTTAGTTTTCTTGCTATTGTAGGAACGTACCTTGGAATAGATGTGGATGGCTCTATGGCAAATGTACGAAATATTGCGATAGTTTCAGGCGGAATGTTGTTTGGACCTATAGTAGGGGCTACAGCAGGCATTATTGCAGGAGTTCATAGGTTTTTAATTGATATAAATGGAATAACAGCAATACCTTGCTTTTTAACTAGTGTGCTGGCAGGTGTTTTATCAGGATATTTATGCAATAGAGTAGATAGTGATAAAAAATGGGTGGTTGGAATAATATGTGGAATGTTTGTTGAAAGCATGAGCATGGAAATTATTTTAATATTATCAAGACCTTATGATATAGCTGTATCTATTGTAAGACACATATATATACCTATGATGATAGGTCAAGTTGGAATAGGTTTTTTAATATCTATTTTACAGAGTTTAAGAAGAGAAAAAGAAGAAATTGCAGCGCAACAAGCAAAGTTATCACTTGATATAGCAAACAAAACACTTCCATATTTTAGGAATATGAATAAAAACTCATTAAATAAAGTTTGTGAAATAATAAAAAATGATATAGATGCTGATGCTGTGTCGATTACAGATAGGAAGGTTGTATTGTCTTATGTTGGAATAGGAGAAGATTATTTTAAAAATAATAATAAGACTTTAAGCAATATAACTAAAGAATGTATTATTAAAGGTGAAATTATATATATAAAAGAAGAACAAGAAGAATATTTAGTTGATAAAAAAACTCCTTTAAAAACAGCTATGATAATTCCCTTGAAAGAAAATGATGAAACTGTAGGAACATTAAAAATATACTACTCAAAGCAACGTGAAATAACAGAATCTAGACAAGCATTAGCTATTGGATTATCTCAAATGATATCTACATTGATGGAAATATCTAAGGTTGAGCAAATGAAAGAGGCCGCAAATAAAGCTGAAATAAAGGCATTACAAACTCAAATAAACCCACATTTTTTATTTAATGCATTAAACACAATAACTTCATTTATACGAATAAATCCAGATATAGCTAGAAATTTAATTATAAATTTAGCTATTTTTCTAAGATATAATTTAGAGTTTAGTGACACGACTATAGATATAAAAAAAGAATTAGAACAAGTGAAAGCATATGTTGAAATCGAAAAAGCAAGATTTGGAGACAAGTTAAATGTAATTTATGATATAGATGAAGATGTTAATATAAAAATACCGAGTTTAATAATTCAACCATTAGTTGAAAATGCAATTATACATGGAATAAGAGCTAATGGAGGGCATGGAACTGTTAAAATTAGTGTTAAAAATAAAACTAATAAAATATATATAAGTGTAGAAAATGATGGAGTAACTATAGATAAAGATATAATAAAAAAAGTTAAAAATGGAAATATGCCAGAAAATAAAATTGGACTTTATAATGTGCATTTAAGAATGAAACTTATGTATGGTAAAGGCTTAAGTATAAAAAGACTAAATCCAGGTACAAAAATAGAATTTTCAATATAG
- a CDS encoding LytR/AlgR family response regulator transcription factor, giving the protein MKCIIVEDEFPAREELKYFIKNHSNIEIVSEFDNGIDVLKFIQENSIDVIFLDINIPMLDGILLAKTINKFKYKPKIVFITAYKEHAVEAFELEAFDYVLKPYSDQRIINTLNKLKDCEENEKVLKREQNLEEKSDMQDTITMWKNDKIIVLKFDDIYYCEANERETIVYTKENEYIVKSSISEFFKSLPSNQFFKTHRSYIVNINKIKEIIPWFNSTYILKLNDIKKEIPVSRSNIKEFRNTMHI; this is encoded by the coding sequence ATGAAGTGTATTATCGTAGAAGATGAATTTCCAGCAAGAGAAGAACTAAAATATTTTATTAAAAATCATAGTAATATTGAAATTGTAAGTGAATTTGATAATGGAATAGATGTTTTAAAGTTTATACAAGAAAATAGCATAGATGTTATATTTTTAGATATAAACATACCTATGTTAGATGGTATATTACTAGCTAAAACTATAAATAAATTTAAGTACAAGCCTAAAATTGTATTTATAACAGCTTATAAAGAGCATGCAGTGGAGGCATTTGAATTAGAAGCATTTGATTATGTCTTAAAGCCTTATTCGGATCAGAGAATAATAAATACATTAAATAAACTAAAAGACTGTGAAGAAAATGAAAAGGTTTTAAAAAGAGAACAAAATTTAGAAGAAAAAAGCGATATGCAAGATACAATAACGATGTGGAAAAATGATAAAATTATAGTTTTAAAATTTGATGATATATATTACTGCGAAGCAAACGAAAGAGAAACAATAGTTTATACAAAAGAAAATGAATATATAGTTAAAAGCTCTATTTCTGAGTTTTTCAAAAGTTTACCGAGTAATCAATTTTTTAAAACGCATAGATCTTATATTGTTAATATAAATAAAATAAAAGAAATTATACCGTGGTTTAATAGTACATATATACTGAAGTTAAATGATATAAAAAAAGAAATTCCAGTTAGTAGAAGCAATATAAAAGAATTTAGAAATACTATGCATATATAA
- a CDS encoding PTS sugar transporter subunit IIC → MEKVTQFIEEKMVPKVAKFSNLRYIKALRSGFFAIMPLTIIGSIFLLIADFPVSGYAEFMANIFGANWGAYLEPGYRATFDLMGVMLAGTLSYKLAEDYKLDSLSVMIISLVAYMIVTPKSMTTDAGEFVNKVIPMVWLGARGVITAIIMSILSTEIYRFAIDKKIVIKLPSNVPEMVSKSFTALVPGTIVVLISLILNGIFLFMGTTMHDFIYTVLQVPLQGLTSSVEAITVVAGLNGLLWWFGIHPTVVNSIVNPLLNANAIENLELFKAGHLTFENANVGTIQMIDQFATIGGAGMTIGLVVAMLIVARSQRLKMMSKLGAVPSLFNINEPLIFGTPIILNPLMLVPVTLAPIVSVLIAYLAMKLQFMLPFNGVIAPWTTPPIISGLLVSGWQGALIQLIAIVASTLIYLPFVKALDNQYRKEELEVEENNSESDSEDDEWAL, encoded by the coding sequence ATGGAAAAAGTAACACAATTTATAGAAGAAAAAATGGTGCCAAAAGTAGCTAAATTTTCAAATTTACGTTATATAAAAGCATTACGTTCAGGATTCTTTGCTATAATGCCTCTTACAATAATAGGATCTATATTTTTATTAATAGCAGATTTTCCTGTAAGTGGATATGCAGAATTTATGGCTAATATATTTGGAGCAAACTGGGGAGCTTATTTAGAGCCAGGTTATAGAGCTACATTTGATTTGATGGGAGTAATGTTAGCTGGAACGTTATCATATAAACTGGCTGAAGATTATAAGTTAGATAGTTTATCTGTAATGATAATATCTTTAGTAGCTTATATGATAGTAACTCCTAAATCTATGACAACAGATGCCGGAGAATTTGTGAATAAAGTTATTCCTATGGTTTGGTTAGGTGCTAGAGGAGTTATAACTGCAATTATAATGAGTATATTATCTACAGAAATTTATAGATTTGCAATTGATAAAAAAATAGTGATTAAGCTTCCAAGTAATGTCCCAGAAATGGTAAGTAAGTCATTTACAGCTTTAGTACCAGGGACTATAGTAGTTTTAATTTCACTAATATTAAATGGAATATTCTTATTTATGGGAACTACAATGCATGACTTTATATACACTGTATTACAAGTTCCATTACAAGGGTTAACTTCATCAGTAGAGGCTATAACTGTAGTCGCAGGATTAAATGGATTATTATGGTGGTTTGGAATACATCCTACTGTAGTTAACTCAATAGTTAATCCTTTATTAAATGCTAATGCTATAGAGAATTTAGAACTATTTAAAGCTGGACATCTTACATTTGAAAATGCAAATGTAGGAACAATACAAATGATAGATCAATTTGCTACAATAGGCGGAGCAGGTATGACTATAGGACTAGTAGTTGCTATGCTTATAGTTGCAAGATCTCAAAGATTAAAGATGATGTCAAAATTAGGGGCAGTTCCATCTTTATTTAATATAAATGAGCCACTTATATTTGGTACTCCGATTATATTAAATCCATTAATGTTAGTACCGGTTACTTTAGCACCTATAGTATCAGTATTGATAGCTTACTTAGCTATGAAATTACAATTCATGCTACCGTTTAATGGAGTTATAGCACCTTGGACGACACCACCTATAATAAGTGGGTTATTAGTCAGTGGATGGCAAGGAGCATTGATTCAATTGATAGCTATAGTTGCATCTACTTTAATATACTTACCATTTGTAAAAGCATTAGATAATCAATATAGAAAAGAAGAACTAGAAGTTGAAGAAAATAATTCAGAATCAGATTCTGAAGATGATGAATGGGCGTTATAA
- a CDS encoding MurR/RpiR family transcriptional regulator, which translates to MNLNKKISLNARNLSKLEKDLLHDLLENKSKFTYKKFTIANIANEFSVSNTSVHRLSEKLGYDSFIQFKDDYFKRNEKSSNENTVLNNDFVNLMIDTYSLVSESISDEIIDKMNSCKKINIYGMGMSNYLGKIFQIKLQLLGIPAEQHDDSRFMRLSSRILKKEEDLVIILSRSGETPELLEVLVEANLKEIDVVLITETRGSTFERMCKYKIYTGCTQDSDTDIDTRLNFHIAMDMLIKRFIEKYKKKV; encoded by the coding sequence ATGAATTTAAATAAAAAGATTTCGCTAAATGCTAGAAATTTAAGTAAATTAGAAAAAGACTTATTACATGATTTATTAGAAAATAAAAGCAAATTTACTTATAAAAAGTTTACTATAGCGAACATTGCAAATGAGTTTTCAGTTAGTAATACAAGTGTCCATAGACTATCAGAAAAATTAGGATATGATAGTTTTATCCAATTTAAAGATGATTATTTTAAAAGAAATGAAAAAAGTTCAAATGAAAATACTGTTTTGAATAATGATTTTGTAAACCTTATGATAGATACATATAGTTTAGTATCAGAATCTATAAGTGATGAGATAATTGACAAAATGAATAGCTGCAAAAAAATTAATATTTACGGTATGGGAATGAGTAATTATCTAGGAAAGATCTTTCAAATAAAGTTACAACTTTTAGGTATTCCAGCTGAGCAGCACGATGACTCAAGATTTATGAGGCTATCAAGCCGTATATTAAAAAAAGAAGAAGATTTAGTTATAATACTTTCAAGAAGTGGAGAAACACCTGAGTTACTTGAAGTTTTGGTAGAAGCTAATTTGAAAGAAATAGATGTTGTATTGATAACGGAAACAAGAGGTTCTACTTTTGAAAGAATGTGTAAATATAAAATTTACACAGGGTGCACTCAAGATTCTGACACGGACATTGATACAAGACTTAACTTTCATATAGCTATGGATATGCTTATAAAAAGGTTTATAGAAAAATACAAGAAGAAGGTATAG